The Mangifera indica cultivar Alphonso chromosome 8, CATAS_Mindica_2.1, whole genome shotgun sequence genome has a window encoding:
- the LOC123223293 gene encoding common plant regulatory factor 1-like isoform X2: MGNNEEGKSSKSDKSSSPAPPDQSNIHVYSDWAAMQAYYGPRVAIPQYYNSTVSSGHAPHPYMWGPPQPMMSPYGAPYAAIYSPGGVYAHPAFPLASHPHGHGVTSSPAAVMPLRTETPTKSSGNSDRGLMKKLKGFDGLAMSIGSVNAESADDGAEHRLSQSDTEGSTDGNEGNTSEEDQAGRKRSLEGTPVVGGDEKTETQPNPVSGGDVNAAPSMVLGASVAAAGVPVLSPGMTTALELRNPTKMNGRSSPTSVPQPCAVFPAEGWLQDKLKNAYPQEIILNIDNKRVTPISTENLLSRVNNSDSADRNVGEEGHLFEKNSSSGAKLHQLLDTSPRADAVAAG; encoded by the exons ATGGGAAACAATGAAGAAGGGAAGTCTTCCAAGTCTGATAAATCATCTTCACCTGCACCTCCG GATCAGAGCAATATTCATGTGTATTCTGACTGGGCAGCTATGCAG GCATATTATGGCCCCAGAGTAGCAATTCCACAATATTACAACTCTACCGTGTCATCTGGACATGCTCCTCACCCCTATATGTGGGGTCCACCACAG CCTATGATGTCACCTTATGGAGCACCATATGCTGCAATTTACTCTCCAGGAGGAGTTTATGCACATCCTGCATTTCCTTTG GCATCACATCCACATGGCCATGGGGTAACATCATCTCCTGCT GCTGTAATGCCATTGAGGACAGAAACACCAACAAAATCATCAGGAAACTCAGATCGAGGTTTAATGAAGAAGCTGAAAGGATTTGATGGTCTTGCGATGTCTATAGGCAGTGTTAATGCTGAAAGTGCTGATGATGGGGCTGAACATAGGCTCTCACAGAG TGACACTGAAGGTTCAACTGATGGGAATGAGGGGAATACTTCTGAG GAAGATCAAGCCGGGAGGAAAAGAAGCCTGGAGGGAACACCTGTCGTTG GTGGAGATGAAAAAACTGAGACCCAGCCAAATCCTGTTTCTGGTGGGGATGTGAATGCGGCTCCTAGTATGGTGTTGGGCGCAAGTGTTGCTGCTGCTGGTGTTCCTGTACTCTCTCCTGGCATGACAACAGCTTTGGAGCTTAGAAACCCAACTAAGATGAATGGTAGATCAAGTCCAACTAGTGTTCCACAACCATGTGCAGTCTTTCCTGCTGAAGGCTGGTTGCAG GATAAACTGAAAAATGCCTATCCTCAAGAGATTATTTTGAACATTGACAACAAGAGGGTCACACCCATTAGTACTGAGAACCTGCTATCTAGAGTTAACAATTCAGATTCTGCCGACAGAAACGTTGGGGAAGAGGGTCACCTGTTTGAGAAAAACTCAAGCTCTGGTGCAAAGCTACATCAACTCCTGGATACAAGTCCCAGGGCTGATGCTGTGGCCGCTGGCTGA
- the LOC123223558 gene encoding BTB/POZ domain-containing protein POB1-like isoform X2 yields MRETNTDLFDPRTEMDSDSSRTASASDGDFGFAFNDSNFSDRLLMIEIMDDQSDSRLDGEGCNSIADWARHHNRRREDIKKYDLDLFLCPEEQILNVNQPDMDDSVGCENQDEEAEAMIEESPSGDEAVNVNESSWSMDGSTVVRVKTLHISSPILAAKSPFFYKLFSNGMKESEQRHVTLRISASEEAALMEVLNFMYSNTLSTTTAPALLDVLMAADKFEVASCMRYCSRQLRNMPMTPESALLYLELPSSVLMAEAVQPLTDAAKQYLACRYKDITKFQNEVMVLPLAGIEAILSSDDLQVASEDAVYDFVLKWARTQYPTVEERREVLGSCLARFIRFPYLSCRKLKKVLTCNDFDHDVASKLVLEALFFKAEAPHRQRTLAAEESVTVNRRFVERAYKYRPVKVVEFELPWQQCVVYLDLKHEECANLFPSGRVYSQAFHLGGQGFFLSAHCNMDQQSSFHCFGLFLGMQEKGSVSFAVDYEFAVRSKPTEGFVSKYKGNYTFTGGKAVGYRNLFAIPWASFMAEDSLYFINGILHLRAELTIRH; encoded by the exons ATGAGAGAGACGAATACGGATCTATTTGACCCGAGAACAGAAATGGACTCTGATTCCTCACGTACTGCATCAGCTTCCGATGGAGATTTCGGCTTCGCTTTCAATGATAGTAATTTCTCGGACCGCCTTCTTATGATTGAGATCATGGACGACCAGTCAGATAGCAGGCTCGACGGTGAGGGTTGTAATAGTATTGCTGATTGGGCGAGGCACCACAATAGACGGAGAGAAGATATCAAAAAATATGACT TAGATCTCTTTCTTTGTCCCGAGGAGCAGATTTTAAATGTTAACCAGCCTGATATGGATGATTCTGTGGGCTGTGAAAATCAAGACGAGGAAGCAGAGGCAATGATAGAAGAGTCACCTTCAG GTGACGAAGCTGTAAATGTCAACGAATCAAGTTGGAGTATGGATGGTTCAACAGTTGTGAGAGTTAAAACGTTGCACATAAGTTCTCCTATTCTAGCAGCAAAAAGTCCATTCTTCTACAAg CTCTTCTCAAATGGGATGAAGGAGTCAGAGCAGCGACATGTAACCCTCCGAATCAGTGCATCCG AGGAAGCTGCCCTCATGGAGGTCCTGAATTTTATGTATAGCAATACCTTATCCACCACTACTGCTCCTGCTTTGCTTGATGTGCTAATGGCTGCTGACAAATTTGAAGTTGCTTCATGCATGAGATACTGCAGTCGACAATTGAGAAATATGCCCATGACACCAGAGTCTGCATTGCTTTATTTAGAGCTTCCTTCCAGTGTCTTAATGGCTGAAGCAGTCCAGCCATTGACTGATGCTGCAAAGCAGTACCTTGCTTGCCGTTATAAGGACATTACCAA GTTCCAAAATGAGGTAATGGTTTTGCCCTTAGCTGGAATTGAGGCAATATTGTCTAGTGATGATCTTCAAGTTGCATCAGAAGATGCAGTTTATGATTTTGTGTTGAAATGGGCTAGGACCCAGTACCCTACAGTGGAGGAGAGGAGGGAAGTTCTGGGTTCATGTCTGGCACGATTCATTCGATTTCCTTATTTAAGCTGCCGGAAGCTTAAGAAGGTTCTAACTTGTAATGACTTTGATCATGATGTTGCATCCAAGTTAGTGCTTGAGGCACTGTTTTTTAAAGCAGAAGCCCCACATCGGCAAAGAACATTGGCTGCAGAGGAGTCTGTCACAGTGAATCGTCGGTTTGTTGAACGTGCATACAAGTATCGGCCTGTTAAGGTGGTAGAATTTGAACTTCCTTGGCAGCAATGTGTAGTGTATCTTGACTTGAAGCATGAGGAGTGTGCTAATCTGTTTCCATCCGGGCGGGTGTATTCTCAGGCATTCCACCTCGGTGGACAGGGCTTTTTCTTGTCTGCTCACTGCAACATGGATCAGCAAAGCTCTTTTCATTGTTTTGGGCTGTTTCTGGGGATGCAGGAGAAGGGATCAGTGAGTTTTGCTGTCGATTATGAGTTTGCGGTCCGGTCGAAGCCAACTGAGGGGTTTGTTAGCAAATACAAAGGTAACTATACCTTCACTGGTGGAAAAGCAGTTGGGTACAGAAACTTGTTTGCCATACCATGGGCCTCATTCATGGCTGAAGACAGTCTTTACTTCATAAATGGAATACTCCATCTTAGGGCTGAGCTTACTATAAGGCACTAG
- the LOC123223559 gene encoding GDSL esterase/lipase At4g01130-like, translated as MCLSLKDKMALQSSKIFFMMRKVFVIWMMMMAMLSCLGDSKCEFEAIFNFGDSNTETGGFWAAFPPPLLPFGMTYFKRPSGRASDGRNIIDFLAQALGFPYLDPYLQSIGSDFRHGANYATAASTVLLPQTSLFVGGLSPFSLAIQLNQMKNFKTRVEEFNDSVIKTGTNLPSPDVFGKSIYNFFIGQNDFTSQLADIGIDGVKKFLPDVINTIAWTIKEIYAFGGRTFFVLNLAPIGCYPSFLVKLPHNSTDVDMYGCLLSYNNAVVDYNNMLKETLDQMRKDLPQANLIHVDHHAILLDLFRHPTAYGLTYGPKACCGLGGGAYNFNADVFCGNNKVIDGKNVTATACSDPFNYVSWDGIHATEAANLIMTKAILNGSYFDPPFPINELCDLHPI; from the exons ATGTGCCTtagtttaaaagataaaatggcTCTCCAatcatccaaaatatttttcatgatgAGAAAGGTTTTCGTCatttggatgatgatgatggcaATGTTGAGCTGTCTGGGTGATTCCAAGTGCGAATTTGAGGCAATCTTCAACTTTGGAGACTCAAATACGGAGACTGGTGGGTTTTGGGCAGCATTTCCTCCTCCGCTTCTTCCTTTTGGCATGACCTACTTCAAAAGACCCTCTGGTCGCGCTTCAGATGGAAGGAACATTATTGATTTCTTGG CTCAAGCTCTAGGATTTCCATACCTAGACCCATATTTGCAATCAATCGGATCAGATTTCAGGCACGGAGCCAATTATGCTACAGCAGCATCAACTGTTCTTTTGCCTCAAACCTCCCTGTTTGTTGGTGGGCTTAGTCCATTTTCTCTGGCTATTCAACTCAACCAAATGAAAAATTTCAAGACTAGAGTGGAGGAATTTAACGACTCTGTTATTAAAACAg GCACGAACCTACCTTCACCGGATGTCTTCGGAAAATCAATATACAATTTCTTCATTGGTCAAAATGATTTTACATCCCAGTTAGCAGATATTGGTATAGATGGTGTGAAGAAGTTTCTTCCTGATGTGATTAACACAATTGCTTGGACAATCAAG GAGATTTATGCCTTTGGGGGACGCACATTTTTTGTATTGAATCTTGCTCCAATTGGCTGCTATCCTTCATTTCTAGTAAAGCTTCCACACAACAGCACCGATGTGGATATGTATGGCTGCTTGCTCTCTTACAACAACGCTGTCGTGGATTATAATAACATGTTGAAGGAGACTCTAGACCAGATGAGAAAAGATCTTCCCCAAGCTAACCTCATTCATGTCGACCACCACGCCATTTTGCTGGATCTCTTTCGACACCCAACTGCTTATG GACTCACGTATGGTCCCAAGGCCTGTTGTGGGCTTGGAGGAGGCGCCTATAATTTCAATGCTGATGTGTTTTGTGGAAACAACAAGGTGATTGATGGAAAAAATGTAACAGCCACAGCCTGTAGTGACCCATTTAATTATGTAAGCTGGGATGGAATACATGCCACTGAAGCTGCAAACTTGATTATGACTAAAGCCATTCTTAATGGCTCTTACTTTGATCCTCCTTTCCCCATTAACGAGCTCTGTGATCTTCATCCTATATAG
- the LOC123223560 gene encoding protein CURVATURE THYLAKOID 1A, chloroplastic-like isoform X1 codes for MAATAYAAATAVLTPRVHASSSVKSPCFSALPYLPPRLSISSFSSSITQVSGNSLENLLSLYYRYVFASQIGSRRFSSLQTRASSEESPVDAGELFTDLKEKWDAVENKSTVILYGGGAIVAVWLSSIVVSAINSIPLLPKIMELVGLGYTGWFVYRYLLFKSSRKELATDIEALKKKIAGTE; via the exons ATGGCAGCGACGGCGTATGCGGCGGCCACTGCTGTGTTGACTCCACGTGTCCACGCATCCTCCTCCGTCAAATCTCCTTGCTTCTCTGCTCTTCCTTATCTTCCTCCTCGTTTGTCTATCtcatctttctcttcttccattACACAAGTCTCAG gCAATTCCCTTGAAAATTTGTTATCTTTGTACTACCGATACGTTTTTGCCTCCCAAATAGGGTCCCGAAGGTTTTCTTCCCTCCAGACCAGAGCATCTTCAGAAGAGAGTCCAGTTGATGCTGGTGAACTATTTACAGACTTGAAGGAAAAG TGGGATGCCGTTGAAAACAAGTCCACAGTAATTCTTTATGGAGGTGGGGCGATTGTTGCTGTATGGCTATCATCAATTGTTGTTAGTGCCATCAATTCAATCCCATTG CTTCCTAAGATCATGGAGTTAGTTGGGCTTGGTTATACTGGATGGTTTGTATACAGATACCTTCTCTTTAAG TCTAGCAGAAAAGAACTGGCCACGGATATTGAagcattgaagaagaagattgcTGGAACCGAATAG
- the LOC123223558 gene encoding BTB/POZ domain-containing protein POB1-like isoform X1: protein MRETNTDLFDPRTEMDSDSSRTASASDGDFGFAFNDSNFSDRLLMIEIMDDQSDSRLDGEGCNSIADWARHHNRRREDIKKYDSVDLFLCPEEQILNVNQPDMDDSVGCENQDEEAEAMIEESPSGDEAVNVNESSWSMDGSTVVRVKTLHISSPILAAKSPFFYKLFSNGMKESEQRHVTLRISASEEAALMEVLNFMYSNTLSTTTAPALLDVLMAADKFEVASCMRYCSRQLRNMPMTPESALLYLELPSSVLMAEAVQPLTDAAKQYLACRYKDITKFQNEVMVLPLAGIEAILSSDDLQVASEDAVYDFVLKWARTQYPTVEERREVLGSCLARFIRFPYLSCRKLKKVLTCNDFDHDVASKLVLEALFFKAEAPHRQRTLAAEESVTVNRRFVERAYKYRPVKVVEFELPWQQCVVYLDLKHEECANLFPSGRVYSQAFHLGGQGFFLSAHCNMDQQSSFHCFGLFLGMQEKGSVSFAVDYEFAVRSKPTEGFVSKYKGNYTFTGGKAVGYRNLFAIPWASFMAEDSLYFINGILHLRAELTIRH, encoded by the exons ATGAGAGAGACGAATACGGATCTATTTGACCCGAGAACAGAAATGGACTCTGATTCCTCACGTACTGCATCAGCTTCCGATGGAGATTTCGGCTTCGCTTTCAATGATAGTAATTTCTCGGACCGCCTTCTTATGATTGAGATCATGGACGACCAGTCAGATAGCAGGCTCGACGGTGAGGGTTGTAATAGTATTGCTGATTGGGCGAGGCACCACAATAGACGGAGAGAAGATATCAAAAAATATGACT CAGTAGATCTCTTTCTTTGTCCCGAGGAGCAGATTTTAAATGTTAACCAGCCTGATATGGATGATTCTGTGGGCTGTGAAAATCAAGACGAGGAAGCAGAGGCAATGATAGAAGAGTCACCTTCAG GTGACGAAGCTGTAAATGTCAACGAATCAAGTTGGAGTATGGATGGTTCAACAGTTGTGAGAGTTAAAACGTTGCACATAAGTTCTCCTATTCTAGCAGCAAAAAGTCCATTCTTCTACAAg CTCTTCTCAAATGGGATGAAGGAGTCAGAGCAGCGACATGTAACCCTCCGAATCAGTGCATCCG AGGAAGCTGCCCTCATGGAGGTCCTGAATTTTATGTATAGCAATACCTTATCCACCACTACTGCTCCTGCTTTGCTTGATGTGCTAATGGCTGCTGACAAATTTGAAGTTGCTTCATGCATGAGATACTGCAGTCGACAATTGAGAAATATGCCCATGACACCAGAGTCTGCATTGCTTTATTTAGAGCTTCCTTCCAGTGTCTTAATGGCTGAAGCAGTCCAGCCATTGACTGATGCTGCAAAGCAGTACCTTGCTTGCCGTTATAAGGACATTACCAA GTTCCAAAATGAGGTAATGGTTTTGCCCTTAGCTGGAATTGAGGCAATATTGTCTAGTGATGATCTTCAAGTTGCATCAGAAGATGCAGTTTATGATTTTGTGTTGAAATGGGCTAGGACCCAGTACCCTACAGTGGAGGAGAGGAGGGAAGTTCTGGGTTCATGTCTGGCACGATTCATTCGATTTCCTTATTTAAGCTGCCGGAAGCTTAAGAAGGTTCTAACTTGTAATGACTTTGATCATGATGTTGCATCCAAGTTAGTGCTTGAGGCACTGTTTTTTAAAGCAGAAGCCCCACATCGGCAAAGAACATTGGCTGCAGAGGAGTCTGTCACAGTGAATCGTCGGTTTGTTGAACGTGCATACAAGTATCGGCCTGTTAAGGTGGTAGAATTTGAACTTCCTTGGCAGCAATGTGTAGTGTATCTTGACTTGAAGCATGAGGAGTGTGCTAATCTGTTTCCATCCGGGCGGGTGTATTCTCAGGCATTCCACCTCGGTGGACAGGGCTTTTTCTTGTCTGCTCACTGCAACATGGATCAGCAAAGCTCTTTTCATTGTTTTGGGCTGTTTCTGGGGATGCAGGAGAAGGGATCAGTGAGTTTTGCTGTCGATTATGAGTTTGCGGTCCGGTCGAAGCCAACTGAGGGGTTTGTTAGCAAATACAAAGGTAACTATACCTTCACTGGTGGAAAAGCAGTTGGGTACAGAAACTTGTTTGCCATACCATGGGCCTCATTCATGGCTGAAGACAGTCTTTACTTCATAAATGGAATACTCCATCTTAGGGCTGAGCTTACTATAAGGCACTAG
- the LOC123223560 gene encoding protein CURVATURE THYLAKOID 1A, chloroplastic-like isoform X2 — translation MAATAYAAATAVLTPRVHASSSVKSPCFSALPYLPPRLSISSFSSSITQVSGSRRFSSLQTRASSEESPVDAGELFTDLKEKWDAVENKSTVILYGGGAIVAVWLSSIVVSAINSIPLLPKIMELVGLGYTGWFVYRYLLFKSSRKELATDIEALKKKIAGTE, via the exons ATGGCAGCGACGGCGTATGCGGCGGCCACTGCTGTGTTGACTCCACGTGTCCACGCATCCTCCTCCGTCAAATCTCCTTGCTTCTCTGCTCTTCCTTATCTTCCTCCTCGTTTGTCTATCtcatctttctcttcttccattACACAAGTCTCAG GGTCCCGAAGGTTTTCTTCCCTCCAGACCAGAGCATCTTCAGAAGAGAGTCCAGTTGATGCTGGTGAACTATTTACAGACTTGAAGGAAAAG TGGGATGCCGTTGAAAACAAGTCCACAGTAATTCTTTATGGAGGTGGGGCGATTGTTGCTGTATGGCTATCATCAATTGTTGTTAGTGCCATCAATTCAATCCCATTG CTTCCTAAGATCATGGAGTTAGTTGGGCTTGGTTATACTGGATGGTTTGTATACAGATACCTTCTCTTTAAG TCTAGCAGAAAAGAACTGGCCACGGATATTGAagcattgaagaagaagattgcTGGAACCGAATAG
- the LOC123223296 gene encoding NDR1/HIN1-like protein 13, translated as MADVQKGKPILQKPPGYKDPTVPVQRNPRAPPRKLVLPPSFHQKKQRMSFRRICCCSFCILTLLLVTIISISFAVFYLWFDPKLPVFHLQSFSFRFFNVSVKTDGTYLNVATLTRVEARNPNEKLTYYYGVSEVEVSAGKDKEIEFGSKNLAGFTQAKHSMTSLKIETKNNQLVEDGAGTRLMSRYKNKDMVVNVDIRTRVGVGWKGWKIRPLNLGVNVICGGVTLKTLNGEMPKCTINLLKWINIH; from the exons ATGGCTGATGTACAGAAAGGGAAACCTATCCTTCAAAAACCACCGGGTTACAAAGACCCAACCGTTCCAGTCCAACGGAACCCGAGAGCACCGCCACGAAAACTAGTCCTCCCACCGTCTTTCCACCAAAAGAAGCAACGCATGAGCTTTCGCCGTATCTGCTGCTGCTCCTTTTGCATCCTAACATTATTACTTGTCACCATAATTTCAATATCTTTTGCAGTTTTTTACCTCTGGTTTGATCCAAAACTCCCAGTTTTTCACCTACAGTCATTTTCTTTTCGATTCTTCAACGTCAGTGTAAAAACCGACGGCACCTACCTGAACGTTGCGACGTTGACAAGAGTAGAAGCACGGAACCCTAATGAGAAGTTAACGTATTATTACGGTGTCTCCGAAGTGGAGGTTAGCGCAGGGAAGGATAAGGAAATTGAGTTTGGATCAAAAAACTTGGCAGGATTCACTCAAGCCAAACACAGCATGACGAGTTTAAAGATCGAGACGAAGAATAACCAGCTGGTTGAAGATGGGGCAGGGACAAGGCTAATGAGTCGATACAAAAACAAGGACATGGTGGTGAATGTTGACATTCGAACGAGGGTTGGCGTTGGGTGGAAAGGCTGGAAGATAAGACCTTTGAACCTGGGTGTTAATGTCATCTGTGGCGGTGTAACATTGAAGACTCTCAATGGAGAAATGCCCAAATGCACCATTAATTTACTCAAATG GATTAACATTCATTGA
- the LOC123223293 gene encoding common plant regulatory factor 1-like isoform X1, with protein MGNNEEGKSSKSDKSSSPAPPDQSNIHVYSDWAAMQAYYGPRVAIPQYYNSTVSSGHAPHPYMWGPPQPMMSPYGAPYAAIYSPGGVYAHPAFPLASHPHGHGVTSSPAAVMPLRTETPTKSSGNSDRGLMKKLKGFDGLAMSIGSVNAESADDGAEHRLSQSDTEGSTDGNEGNTSEEDQAGRKRSLEGTPVVGGDEKTETQPNPVSGGDVNAAPSMVLGASVAAAGVPVLSPGMTTALELRNPTKMNGRSSPTSVPQPCAVFPAEGWLQNERDLKRERRKQSNRESARRSRLRKQAETEELARKVDSLHVENTALKSEINQLTEKSEKLRLENATLMDKLKNAYPQEIILNIDNKRVTPISTENLLSRVNNSDSADRNVGEEGHLFEKNSSSGAKLHQLLDTSPRADAVAAG; from the exons ATGGGAAACAATGAAGAAGGGAAGTCTTCCAAGTCTGATAAATCATCTTCACCTGCACCTCCG GATCAGAGCAATATTCATGTGTATTCTGACTGGGCAGCTATGCAG GCATATTATGGCCCCAGAGTAGCAATTCCACAATATTACAACTCTACCGTGTCATCTGGACATGCTCCTCACCCCTATATGTGGGGTCCACCACAG CCTATGATGTCACCTTATGGAGCACCATATGCTGCAATTTACTCTCCAGGAGGAGTTTATGCACATCCTGCATTTCCTTTG GCATCACATCCACATGGCCATGGGGTAACATCATCTCCTGCT GCTGTAATGCCATTGAGGACAGAAACACCAACAAAATCATCAGGAAACTCAGATCGAGGTTTAATGAAGAAGCTGAAAGGATTTGATGGTCTTGCGATGTCTATAGGCAGTGTTAATGCTGAAAGTGCTGATGATGGGGCTGAACATAGGCTCTCACAGAG TGACACTGAAGGTTCAACTGATGGGAATGAGGGGAATACTTCTGAG GAAGATCAAGCCGGGAGGAAAAGAAGCCTGGAGGGAACACCTGTCGTTG GTGGAGATGAAAAAACTGAGACCCAGCCAAATCCTGTTTCTGGTGGGGATGTGAATGCGGCTCCTAGTATGGTGTTGGGCGCAAGTGTTGCTGCTGCTGGTGTTCCTGTACTCTCTCCTGGCATGACAACAGCTTTGGAGCTTAGAAACCCAACTAAGATGAATGGTAGATCAAGTCCAACTAGTGTTCCACAACCATGTGCAGTCTTTCCTGCTGAAGGCTGGTTGCAG AATGAACGGGATCTTAAACGAGAGAGGAGAAAACAGTCTAATCGAGAATCTGCTAGAAGGTCTAGGTTGAGGAAGCAG GCTGAGACTGAAGAACTGGCACGTAAAGTTGATTCATTGCATGTTGAAAATACAGCACTCAAATctgaaataaatcaattaactgAGAAATCAGAGAAACTAAGGCTAGAAAATGCAACATTAATG GATAAACTGAAAAATGCCTATCCTCAAGAGATTATTTTGAACATTGACAACAAGAGGGTCACACCCATTAGTACTGAGAACCTGCTATCTAGAGTTAACAATTCAGATTCTGCCGACAGAAACGTTGGGGAAGAGGGTCACCTGTTTGAGAAAAACTCAAGCTCTGGTGCAAAGCTACATCAACTCCTGGATACAAGTCCCAGGGCTGATGCTGTGGCCGCTGGCTGA
- the LOC123223294 gene encoding putative glucose-6-phosphate 1-epimerase isoform X1 produces the protein MGHPAAICDVKSTSEMTKDWNGIDQVVLRNPQGASAKVSLQGGQVTSWRNEKGEELLFTSSKANFKPSKAIRGGIPICFPQFGNCGSLEQHGFARNKIWTIEEITPPLQPNDFNRKGCVDLLLKPSEEDLKCWPHSFEFRLRVLLGVDGDLTLTSRVRNINGKPFTFSFAYHTYLLVSDISEVRIEGLETVDYLDNLHQRERFTEQGDAITFECEVDRVYLHCPNVIAVLDHKKQRTYVIRKEGLPDVVVWNPWEKKSKSMVHFADEEYKQMLCVDGAAIEKPITLKPGEEWTGRLQLLVVPSTFCDEQFDL, from the exons ATGGGGCATCCTGCAGCAATTTGTGATGTTAAATCAACATCCGAGATGACAAAGGACTGGAATGGGATTGATCAGGTTGTGCTTCGAAACCCACAAGGGGCCTCTGCTAAG GTCAGCTTACAAGGGGGACAAGTTACTTCATGGAGAAATGAGAAAGGAGAGGAACTTCTGTTCACCAGTAGTAAG GCAAATTTTAAACCCTCAAAAGCAATACGCGGCGGAATCCCTATATGTTTCCCTCAg ttCGGAAACTGTGGATCATTAGAGCAGCATGGATTTGCAAGGAACAAAATATGGACAATTGAGGAAATTACACCACCTCTGCAACCAAATGATTTCAATAGAAAAGGCTGTGTTGACCTACTGCTTAAACCATCTGAAGAAGATTTGAAGTGCTGGCCCCACAG CTTCGAGTTTCGTCTTAGAGTCTTGCTTGGAGTAGATGGAGATCTGACATTAACATCACGAGTGAGGAACATCAATGGCAAGCCATTTACTTTCTCTTTTGCATATCACACATATTTGTTGGTTTCTGATATAAG TGAAGTGAGGATAGAAGGCTTGGAGACAGTTGACTACCTTGATAATCTTCACCAAAGAGAACGTTTTACAGAACAAGGAGATGCTATTACTTTTGAATGTGAG GTGGACCGAGTTTATCTTCATTGCCCTAATGTAATTGCAGTTCTTGATCATAAAAAGCAAAGAACATATGTTATAAGAAAGGAAGGCCTGCCCGATGTTG TGGTGTGGAATCCATGGGAGAAGAAATCAAAGTCAATGGTACATTTTGCTGACGAGGAATACAAACAGATGCTATGTGTTGATGGAGCAGCAATTGAGAAACCTATCACACTGAAACCCGGTGAGGAGTGGACAGGGCGATTGCAACTTTTGGTAGTGCCTTCAACTTTCTGTGATGAACAATTTGATCTTTAG
- the LOC123223294 gene encoding putative glucose-6-phosphate 1-epimerase isoform X2 produces the protein MGLIRLCFETHKGPLLSMAQVSLQGGQVTSWRNEKGEELLFTSSKANFKPSKAIRGGIPICFPQFGNCGSLEQHGFARNKIWTIEEITPPLQPNDFNRKGCVDLLLKPSEEDLKCWPHSFEFRLRVLLGVDGDLTLTSRVRNINGKPFTFSFAYHTYLLVSDISEVRIEGLETVDYLDNLHQRERFTEQGDAITFECEVDRVYLHCPNVIAVLDHKKQRTYVIRKEGLPDVVVWNPWEKKSKSMVHFADEEYKQMLCVDGAAIEKPITLKPGEEWTGRLQLLVVPSTFCDEQFDL, from the exons ATGGGATTGATCAGGTTGTGCTTCGAAACCCACAAGGGGCCTCTGCTAAG TATGGCACAGGTCAGCTTACAAGGGGGACAAGTTACTTCATGGAGAAATGAGAAAGGAGAGGAACTTCTGTTCACCAGTAGTAAG GCAAATTTTAAACCCTCAAAAGCAATACGCGGCGGAATCCCTATATGTTTCCCTCAg ttCGGAAACTGTGGATCATTAGAGCAGCATGGATTTGCAAGGAACAAAATATGGACAATTGAGGAAATTACACCACCTCTGCAACCAAATGATTTCAATAGAAAAGGCTGTGTTGACCTACTGCTTAAACCATCTGAAGAAGATTTGAAGTGCTGGCCCCACAG CTTCGAGTTTCGTCTTAGAGTCTTGCTTGGAGTAGATGGAGATCTGACATTAACATCACGAGTGAGGAACATCAATGGCAAGCCATTTACTTTCTCTTTTGCATATCACACATATTTGTTGGTTTCTGATATAAG TGAAGTGAGGATAGAAGGCTTGGAGACAGTTGACTACCTTGATAATCTTCACCAAAGAGAACGTTTTACAGAACAAGGAGATGCTATTACTTTTGAATGTGAG GTGGACCGAGTTTATCTTCATTGCCCTAATGTAATTGCAGTTCTTGATCATAAAAAGCAAAGAACATATGTTATAAGAAAGGAAGGCCTGCCCGATGTTG TGGTGTGGAATCCATGGGAGAAGAAATCAAAGTCAATGGTACATTTTGCTGACGAGGAATACAAACAGATGCTATGTGTTGATGGAGCAGCAATTGAGAAACCTATCACACTGAAACCCGGTGAGGAGTGGACAGGGCGATTGCAACTTTTGGTAGTGCCTTCAACTTTCTGTGATGAACAATTTGATCTTTAG